A single window of Rhizobium indicum DNA harbors:
- a CDS encoding NAD kinase, with protein MGRSFQTLSFLASPTTEALAAREELIGLYGDVPADEADVIVALGGDGFMLQTLHNTMNSGKLVYGMNRGSVGFLMNDYRTDRLQERICVAVENVFRPLQMTTANADGTNSTALAINEVYLFRQSYQAANLRVMVDGRVRLEELICDGLMVATPAGSTAYNLSAHGPILPLEAPLLAMTPVSAFRPRRWRGALLPNKVTVDIDILEPEKRPVNAVADNTEVKSVLHIRIAQSEHVTARILSDPDRSWSDRILAEQFKD; from the coding sequence ATGGGCCGTTCATTTCAGACGCTTTCCTTTCTCGCCTCACCAACGACGGAGGCGCTTGCCGCGCGCGAGGAGTTGATTGGTCTCTATGGTGACGTACCGGCTGACGAAGCCGACGTCATCGTCGCGCTTGGCGGCGACGGTTTCATGCTGCAAACGCTGCACAACACCATGAACTCCGGCAAGCTGGTTTACGGCATGAATCGCGGCTCGGTCGGCTTCCTGATGAACGATTATCGTACCGATCGGCTTCAGGAGCGCATCTGTGTCGCCGTCGAAAACGTCTTCCGGCCATTGCAGATGACGACGGCCAACGCCGACGGCACCAACTCGACGGCGCTCGCCATCAACGAGGTCTATCTTTTTCGCCAGTCCTACCAAGCCGCGAATCTGCGGGTCATGGTGGATGGGCGCGTGCGTCTGGAGGAACTGATCTGCGACGGGCTGATGGTCGCGACACCCGCCGGATCGACGGCTTATAATCTTTCCGCCCATGGCCCGATCCTGCCGCTCGAGGCGCCGCTGCTCGCCATGACGCCGGTCAGCGCTTTCAGGCCGCGGCGCTGGAGGGGCGCTCTGCTGCCGAACAAGGTAACCGTCGATATCGACATTCTCGAGCCGGAGAAGCGGCCGGTGAATGCGGTGGCCGACAATACCGAGGTCAAGTCGGTGCTGCATATTCGCATCGCCCAGTCGGAGCATGTCACGGCGCGCATTCTGTCTGATCCCGACCGCTCCTGGTCCGACCGTATTCTCGCCGAGCAGTTCAAGGATTGA